TACCGACTCAAGAGCGACGTGTCTCCCTATACGGCATTGCAGGCGGGACAGTTCGAAAAGGTCACCATGCCCAGGCGCTGGCTCTCGGACAGTGCGGTGACCGATATCTCCGTAATCGAAGGCAAGATCGCCGTCACTCGGCTCAAGAAGGGGTCGCTGCTCCAGGACGACATGATCGTCAAGCGGCCGGTACTCGCTGCTGGTGAGCAGGAGATCGCCATCATGATCGATGCGGCGACCGGCGTGGCAGGCAAGATCACACCGGGAGACCTGGTCAATATCTTCGCGACCTTCGCCGGCAAGAAGGAGGGTGACGCGGACCAGTCCCGCATCATCGTCCCCAACGCAAAGGTCATCGACGTCGGCCGGCTCACCCCGCTGGAGCCCAAGGACGACAGCAGGAGGAGCGGTCCCAGGGAAGCCGTGCCGATCACCTTCGCCCTCAACACCACCGACGCGCAGCGCGTCGCCTATGCCGAGTCCTTCGCCGAGCATGTGCGGCTCGCCCTTCTCGCCAAGGGCAGCCCCGCCACATTGCGCCCGGGCGACAGCACCTACACCCTCGACGAAGACAAGAACAGGTGAGGGCTGTATGACGACACGCATCCTCCCGGCCGTCGGAGAAGCCGATGCCGCCCGGTCCATCACCACTCTGCTCAGCCAGCTCCCGGACGCGGAGCCGGCCTCGCCGGTGAGCGACTCGACCTCACTGCTCGACATGCTGGCCCGGTTGGCGGCCGAGTCGCTCGACGAACTGCCCGAGGTCGTCCTGGTGCATGAGCGGATCGGGCCGGTTCCCGCTCTTGAACTGATCCGGGAAGTGGCCCTGCGTTTTCCGGCGGTCGGGGTCGTTCTGGTGACCGCCGACGCGAGTCCCGGTCTCTACTCGGCGGCCATGGACTCTGGCGCGCGAGGACTGGTCGGGCTGCCGCTCTCGTACGAGGAACTGGTGCAGCGGGTCCAGGCCGCGGCCGGCTGGTCCGTCGGCGTCCGGCGACACCTGGGACACAGCGGCGATGTCTTCACCGGCCCCGGCGGAACGGTCGTCACCGTCAGCGGGGCCAAGGGCGGCGTCGGCACCACCCTGACGGCAGTCCAACTGGCCCTGGCGGTCCGGGCGTCGGGAAGGACCGTCGCACTCGCCGACCTGGACCTCCAGGCCGGGGACGTCGCCTCGTATCTGGATGTGCAGTTCCGCCGGTCGATCGTCGACCTGGCCGGCATCCAGGACATTTCACCCCGTGTGCTCCAGGACGCGCTCTTCGCCCACCAGACGGGGATCGGGCTGCTGCTCGCGCCGGGTGAGGGCGAGCGCGGCGAGGAGGTCAGTGACCGGGCGGTCCGCCAGATCGTCAGCGCCCTGCGCAACCGCCACGAGGTCGTTGTCATCGACTGCGGCACACAGATGAACGGCGCCAATGCCGCCGCCATCGAAATGGCCGACATCACGCTGCTGGTGACCACGCCGGACGTGGTCGCCGTACGGGCGGCCAAACGCATGGTCCGTATGTGGGACCGGCTCCAGATCCGCAAGGCGGAGGAGACGGTCACGGTGGTCAACCGCTACACCCGCGGTACAGAGATCCAGCCGCCGCTGATCGAGAAGATCACCGGCACCCGGGTCTCGCGGGTGGTCGTGCCCGCCAACTTCAAGGAACTTCAGCCGGTGGTCGACGCCGGCCGGATGCAGGACCTGGAATCCAAGTCCACTGTGAAGCAGGCGCTGTGGGGCCTGGCGGGAGAGCTGGGACTCGTACGAGTGCCCGAAGGGGCGGACAAGCAGGGCAGGTTACGCGGGGACCGGGGCTCGATCGGTGTCCTGCGGGCACGGACGAGGCGAGAGGACTGAGGGGGCGCGTTGAGCCATGAGATCTCCAGGGACACCCAGCCGCACAACCGTACGGCTGCGCGGCGACCGGGGCCAGGCCGCCATCGAGTTCACCGGCATGGTTCCGATCGTCCTGGCCACGATGGTCCTGCTGTGGCAGGCCGCACTCGTGGGATACACCTTCTCGCTCGCTGGTAACGCGGCGGACGAGGCCGCACGGGCCGGGGCCGTCGCACGAGCCGACCAGAGCGCGGCTTGCCAAGGAGCGGGCCGTGAGCACCTTCCGGAGGCATGGCGCGGAGCGGCCGAGTTCGATTGTCCACCCTCCGGCGGCGACCTCTTCACGGCCACGGTCTCGCTCCGAGTGCCGGTGCTCTTCCCAGGCAGCGTGAATCTTCCCTTCAGCGTCGACGGCAGCGCCTCCGCGGTGAACGAGGCTGCGCGATGACGCGCCCGGCGCGCGACGACCGGGGCCAGGCGGCCGTCGAGTACGCGGGTGTGCTCGCCCTGCTGCTCTTCGTGGCACTCGCTGCCATCCAGCTCGGACTGGTGGCCTACACAGCTCAGCAGGCGGGCACGGCGTCGCGGGCCGCCGCACGGGTGGCCTCGCAGAAAGGCGGGGCCGACCGCTATGTGGAATCCGGCAAAGCGGCGATGAGTGACTGGCTCGCGGACGAGGCGGTCATCTCCGAAGCATCCGGCGGCAGTTCCGACGAGGTCAAGGTGACGGTCAGGGTCAAGGTCCCGGCCCTGCTTCCCGTCTTCGACTTCGGCGACGCGACGAGATCCACCACGATGCGCTGCGACTGACCCGTCATCCGCCCCCGTACCACCTGGAACGCCCCAAGCACCACAGATCAAGCACCAAGCACCACGCACCCGACAGCACCGCACCAGCAGCATCTGGGAGATGAGGACATGAGCCTGCGGGCGCGCATCAGCAGTCCCGAGCCGGTCAATGGCCACAGCGAGGAGAACCGCCTCGTCGGGATCTACCGCGCCAAGCTTCTCGAGGAGATCGACCTCGCGGAGATGTCCGCACTGGCGGCCGCCGAGCGTCGCGCACGTCTCGAACGAGTGCTGGGCCACATCATCAGCCGCGAGGGCCCTGTCCTCTCCACCGTCGAGCGTTCGCAGTTGATCCGCAGGGTCGTCGACGAGGCACTCGGTCTCGGCATCCTGGAGCCGCTGCTCGAAGACGCCTCCATCAGCGAAATCATGGTCAACGGCCCTGAACAGGTGTTCGTCGAGCGCGGTGGACGCCTGGAGATGCTCCCTCTGCGATTCTCGTCCAACGAGCAGCTCATGCAGACCATCGAGCGCATCGTCTCCACCGTCAACCGACGTGTGGACGAGGCCAACCCGATGGTCGACGCCCGTCTCCCCTCGGGTGAGCGTGTCAATGTCATCATTCCCCCGCTCTCTCTGAGCGGCCCCATCCTCACCATCCGGCGCTTCCCCCGCGCTTTCACCCTGCAGGAGCTGATTGCCGTCGGCTCGCTCGACGAGCAGATGACGCTGCTACTGGCCGGCCTTGTCCGCGCCAAGTTCAATGTGATCGTCTCCGGGGCAACCGGCACGGGCAAGACCACCCTGCTCAACTCCCTCTCCGGGCTCATTCCGGAGGGCGAGCGCATCGTCACCATCGAGGACTCCGCCGAGCTTCAGCTCCAGCAGTCCCATGTCATCACCCTGGAGAGCCGCCCGCCCAATGTCGAGGGCAAGGGCCGGGTCACCATCCGCGATCTCGTGCGCAACTCCCTGCGTATGCGGCCCGACCGCATCATCGTCGGCGAGGTCCGTGGCGGCGAGACGCTCGACATGCTCCAGGCGATGTCGACAGGTCACGACGGCTCACTCGCCACAGTGCATGCCAACAGCGCCGAGGACGCGCTGATGCGACTACAGACCCTGGCTTCCATGTCCGAGGTCGAGATCCCGTTCGCGGCCATCAAGGACCAGATAAACAGCGCCGTCGACGTCATCGTCCAGCTGACCCGGCACGCCGACGGCTCCCGACGGATCACCGAGATCGCCGTCGTCGACTCCTACGGTCGCGAGGAGTACCGGATCGTCTCGGTCTGCCGCTTCAATTCCCGGCCCATGTCCGCCGACGGACTGATCCACGGAGAGTTCGAGTACTACCCCGTGCCCCGCCGCGTCGCCGAACGCCTCTATATGAAGAGCGAGCCCCTGCCCCCGGCCTTCGGCGTCGCCCAGTCGGAGACCCAGCTCGCTCTGCGCAGAACGGCAGTCTGACCAGATCCGGCACCAGCCCCGTCCCGTCCGCCGCCCACCGAGAAGGTCTCGCCCGATATGGATAATCTCCCGCTTCTGACGATCGGAGTCACACTTTTCGCCTGTGTGCTCTCCGTCGTCGGCGTGCACACCTACACCTCGGGCAGGGCACAGCGACAGGCACTCGTCGAGCGCATGTCCCAGACGGGCCAGATCGCGATCGAAGGCGGCAGGCGTCGCCGCTTCACCGGCCTGGACCGGCGGCTGCGGAAAACGAAGCTCGGCAAGCGAATCGAGCGCAAGATCACGGCGACCGGCCTCGATCTGACGAGCGGCGAGTACTTCGTCTATGTCGTCGCAGCCCTGCTCGCCGTGTACTTCATCGTCGGCGCGATCTTCGCGCCCTTCTTCGGATTGCTGGCCGCCTTCGCGAGCCTCTGGGGCGCCAACGCGTTTCTCAACTGGCAGCGCGTCAAACGCACCGAGGCCTTCATCAGTCAGCTCCCCGAGTTCACCCGGGTCCTCGCCAACGCCACCCAGGCGGGCCTCGCGATGCGTACGGCTCTCGCCATGGCGGCCGAGGAACTCGACGATCCGGCCGGTCAGGAGCTGAGCAAGGTCGCCGACCAGCTGGCCGTCGGCCACAGCCTGGACGACGCCCTCGGCGAGCTCGCCGACCGGCTGCCGTCCCGCGAGCTCATCGTCCTGGTCACCACGCTCATCCTCTCCAACCGGGCGGGTGGACAGGTCGTCACCTCTCTGCGGAACCTGACCGAGACGCTGGAGGAGCGCAAGGAGACCCGTAGGGAGGTCAGCACGATGCTCTCCCAGATCAAGGTCACCGCCCTGGCCGTGCCGCTGCTGGGCCTCGGCTTCCTGCTGATGATCAACGCGATGACGCCGGGAGCGCTCGACAAGATGACCGGCTCGGTGCTGGGGCAGTTCGCCACCCTCATCGCCTTCGGCCTGTACGCCCTCGGCGCGTTCCTGATTCGCCGTCTGTCCCGGATCCAGGTCTGAGGGGAAGGAGAGACACCATGGGACTTCTGCTCGCTGCGCTTCTCGGGCTCGCCGTGTACGGCATCTTCCACGGCATCCGCCTGTACCGTGCCGACGCCAAACTTCCCCGCGATCTCGCGGTCGCCCTGGAGGTCGGCTCCACCCGCACCAGCGCGATGGGCTCCGGAATCGACCGGCTCGGTATGCGATACGCCCCTTCCGTGCTCCGGATGATGGGACCCAAACGCGTCGACGCACTCCGGCGGCGCCTCGACATGGCCGGCAACCCCGGCGGCATGACCGTCGACCGCTATGCCGCGCGCCGGGCGGTCTACGGTTCCCTGGGGGTGATGGCGGCGTTCGCGATGCTCCTGCGGGGGCAGCCGGTGATCGGCATCCTCGCCCTGTTGTACGGGCTGCTGTGGACCGACGTCATCATCAGGTCGGCCGTCCGCAAGCGCCGGTCGGACATCGAGCGCACCCTCCCCGACTTCCTCGACGTCCTCGCCGTCGTCGTCTCAGCGGGTCTCGGCTTCCGCCAGGCTCTGGAGCGCGTCGCCGAGAAGTACGAGGGACCCTGGTCCGACGAACTGCGCATCACGCTGCGGCAGATGGACATGGGTGTCAGCCGGCGTGAGGCCTTTGACCAACTGCGCAAGCGCAACGACTCCGAACAGGTGTCGATGTTCGTCACAGCTCTCCAGCAGGGCGAGGAGCTCGGTGCGCCCATCGTCGACACCCTCATTCAGATCGCCACGGACATGCGGCGCACCGATGCCCAGAACGCGCGGCGCAATGCCGCCAAGGCGGTGCCGAAATCGACGCTCGTGGTCACCATGGTGATGCTCCCCGCAACCATGATTCTGATCGTCATGAGCTTCTACTACGGCTCCGGAGTGGATTTCGGAGCCGTACTGGGCGGATGACCGCCGCCGCCGCAGCATTCCGCCGGACACCGACGACGCCGCAGACACCGAACGGGAGGTGACCCCCATGGCCACGAGAACAGCAGCCCTCAGCGGCGGCAACGCCGGCGAGCTGCCACACGACGTGGCGGGCGCCGGACCCGCCCGAATGCCGTCGCTCCCCATCCAGGTCAACGCCCTTCAGGCGCTGTGCCGTCAGGTCTTCGGATTCCGGCTTGCGATGATCGCCCTGGCCGCGCCCTTCGCGCTGGCGGGCACCAGACAGGGGCCCGCAAGCTGGCTGGTGGGGGCGGCGGTGCTGGTCACGTTCATGACCTCGTACGTCCTCCTGCGCGACTGGGAGCGCTTCGGGCCCGTCCTGCTGCGCCACCCCTGGCTGCTGGGCGCCGAC
This portion of the Streptomyces sp. NBC_01750 genome encodes:
- a CDS encoding CpaF family protein; its protein translation is MSLRARISSPEPVNGHSEENRLVGIYRAKLLEEIDLAEMSALAAAERRARLERVLGHIISREGPVLSTVERSQLIRRVVDEALGLGILEPLLEDASISEIMVNGPEQVFVERGGRLEMLPLRFSSNEQLMQTIERIVSTVNRRVDEANPMVDARLPSGERVNVIIPPLSLSGPILTIRRFPRAFTLQELIAVGSLDEQMTLLLAGLVRAKFNVIVSGATGTGKTTLLNSLSGLIPEGERIVTIEDSAELQLQQSHVITLESRPPNVEGKGRVTIRDLVRNSLRMRPDRIIVGEVRGGETLDMLQAMSTGHDGSLATVHANSAEDALMRLQTLASMSEVEIPFAAIKDQINSAVDVIVQLTRHADGSRRITEIAVVDSYGREEYRIVSVCRFNSRPMSADGLIHGEFEYYPVPRRVAERLYMKSEPLPPAFGVAQSETQLALRRTAV
- a CDS encoding type II secretion system F family protein; this translates as MDNLPLLTIGVTLFACVLSVVGVHTYTSGRAQRQALVERMSQTGQIAIEGGRRRRFTGLDRRLRKTKLGKRIERKITATGLDLTSGEYFVYVVAALLAVYFIVGAIFAPFFGLLAAFASLWGANAFLNWQRVKRTEAFISQLPEFTRVLANATQAGLAMRTALAMAAEELDDPAGQELSKVADQLAVGHSLDDALGELADRLPSRELIVLVTTLILSNRAGGQVVTSLRNLTETLEERKETRREVSTMLSQIKVTALAVPLLGLGFLLMINAMTPGALDKMTGSVLGQFATLIAFGLYALGAFLIRRLSRIQV
- a CDS encoding TadE/TadG family type IV pilus assembly protein — protein: MTRPARDDRGQAAVEYAGVLALLLFVALAAIQLGLVAYTAQQAGTASRAAARVASQKGGADRYVESGKAAMSDWLADEAVISEASGGSSDEVKVTVRVKVPALLPVFDFGDATRSTTMRCD
- the cpaB gene encoding Flp pilus assembly protein CpaB → MNSRQRRGVILLLLSVLCAFGAFAGVLSVISDVNSKVGPEVAAYRLKSDVSPYTALQAGQFEKVTMPRRWLSDSAVTDISVIEGKIAVTRLKKGSLLQDDMIVKRPVLAAGEQEIAIMIDAATGVAGKITPGDLVNIFATFAGKKEGDADQSRIIVPNAKVIDVGRLTPLEPKDDSRRSGPREAVPITFALNTTDAQRVAYAESFAEHVRLALLAKGSPATLRPGDSTYTLDEDKNR
- a CDS encoding DUF5936 domain-containing protein, with amino-acid sequence MGLLLAALLGLAVYGIFHGIRLYRADAKLPRDLAVALEVGSTRTSAMGSGIDRLGMRYAPSVLRMMGPKRVDALRRRLDMAGNPGGMTVDRYAARRAVYGSLGVMAAFAMLLRGQPVIGILALLYGLLWTDVIIRSAVRKRRSDIERTLPDFLDVLAVVVSAGLGFRQALERVAEKYEGPWSDELRITLRQMDMGVSRREAFDQLRKRNDSEQVSMFVTALQQGEELGAPIVDTLIQIATDMRRTDAQNARRNAAKAVPKSTLVVTMVMLPATMILIVMSFYYGSGVDFGAVLGG
- a CDS encoding AAA family ATPase codes for the protein MTTRILPAVGEADAARSITTLLSQLPDAEPASPVSDSTSLLDMLARLAAESLDELPEVVLVHERIGPVPALELIREVALRFPAVGVVLVTADASPGLYSAAMDSGARGLVGLPLSYEELVQRVQAAAGWSVGVRRHLGHSGDVFTGPGGTVVTVSGAKGGVGTTLTAVQLALAVRASGRTVALADLDLQAGDVASYLDVQFRRSIVDLAGIQDISPRVLQDALFAHQTGIGLLLAPGEGERGEEVSDRAVRQIVSALRNRHEVVVIDCGTQMNGANAAAIEMADITLLVTTPDVVAVRAAKRMVRMWDRLQIRKAEETVTVVNRYTRGTEIQPPLIEKITGTRVSRVVVPANFKELQPVVDAGRMQDLESKSTVKQALWGLAGELGLVRVPEGADKQGRLRGDRGSIGVLRARTRRED
- a CDS encoding TadE/TadG family type IV pilus assembly protein; this encodes MRSPGTPSRTTVRLRGDRGQAAIEFTGMVPIVLATMVLLWQAALVGYTFSLAGNAADEAARAGAVARADQSAACQGAGREHLPEAWRGAAEFDCPPSGGDLFTATVSLRVPVLFPGSVNLPFSVDGSASAVNEAAR